From one Cyprinus carpio isolate SPL01 chromosome B3, ASM1834038v1, whole genome shotgun sequence genomic stretch:
- the LOC109058214 gene encoding ubiquitin carboxyl-terminal hydrolase 7 isoform X4 yields the protein MADGHNNTEEDMEDDTSWRSEATFRFVVERFSRLSESVLSPPCFVRNLPWKIMVMPRFYPDRPHQKSVGFFLQCNAESDSTSWSCHAQAMLKIINYKDDEKSFSRRISHLFFHKENDWGFSNFMSWSDVTDPERGFVEDDKVTFEVYVQADAPHGVAWDSKKHTGYVGLKNQGATCYMNSLLQTLFFTNQLRRAVYMMPTEGDDSSKSVPLALQRVFYELQHSDKPVGTKKLTKSFGWETLDSFMQHDVQELCRVLLDNVENKMKGTCVEGTIPKLFRGKMVSYIQCKHVDYRSERIEDYYDIQLSIKGKKNIFESFKDYVAVEQLDGDNKYDAGEHGLQDAEKGVKFLTFPPILHLQLMRFMYDPQTDQNIKINDRFEFPEQLPLDEFLQKPDVKDPANYILHAVLVHSGDNHGGHYVVYLNPKGDGKVSVIAPIWCKFDDDVVSRCTKEEAIEHNYGGHDDDLSVRHCTNAYMLVYIRESKLSEVLQPVTDVDIPQQLVERLQEEKRVEAQKRKERQEAHLYMQVQMVTEDQFCGHQGNDMYDEEKVKYTVFKVLKSSTLAEFVQNLSQTMGFPQDQMRLWPMQARSNGTKRPAMLDYEADCNKSMIDLSDNENPWTIFLETVDPEMAASGATLPKFDKDHDVMLFLKMYDPKTRSLNYCGHIYTPISCKIRGLLPVMCERAGFQQGTSLILYEEVKPNLTERIQDYDVSLDKALDELMDGDIIVFQKDDPENETSELPTAKDYFRDLYHRVDVIFCDKTIHNDPGFVVTLSNRMNYFQVAKTVAQRLNTDPMLLQFFKSQGYRDGPGNPLRHNYEGTLRDLLQFFKPRQPKKLYYQQLKMKITDFENRRSFKAIWLNSMFREEEITLYPDKHGCVRDLLEECKKAVELSDKGSEKLRLLEIVSYKIIGVHQEDELLECLSPAASRTFRIEEIPLDQVDLDKENEMLIPVAHFHKEVFGTFGIPFLLKIRQGEPFREVMKRIQSMLDIQEKEFEKFKFAIVMMGRHQYINEEDYEVNLKDFEPQPGNMSHPRPWLGLDHFNKAPKRGRYTYLEKAIKIHNFTPSPHCNRPY from the exons ATGGCAGATGGACACAACAACACAGAGGAGGACATGGAGGATG acacaAGCTGGCGCTCGGAAGCCACTTTCCGCTTTGTGGTGGAGCGCTTTAGCAGGCTGAGTGAGTCTGTTCTCAGCCCACCCTGCTTCGTAAGAAATCTGCCCTGGAAGATCATGGTGATGCCGCGCTTTTACCCAGACAGACCTCACCAGAAGAGTGTTGGATTCTTCCTTCAGTGCAATGCTGAGTCAGACTCTAC GTCCTGGTCATGTCATGCTCAAGCCATGCTCAAAATAATCAACTACAAAGACGATGAGAAATCCTTTAGCCGCCGCATTAGTCACCTGTTCTTCCACAAGGAAAACGATTGGGGGTTTTCCAACTTCATGTCATGGAGT GATGTGACTGATCCAGAACGGGGCTTTGTGGAGGATGATAAGGTCACTTTTGAGGTCTACGTTCAAGCTGATGCGCCTCACGGTGTGGC CTGGGATTCTAAGAAACACACTGGTTATGTGGGGTTGAAGAATCAAGGAGCCACGTGTTACATGAACAGCTTACTACAGACTCTCTTCTTCACAAACCAGCTTCGACGG GCGGTTTATATGATGCCTACTGAGGGAGATGATTCCTCTAAAAGTGTTCCCCTCGCCCTGCAGAGGGTGTTCTATGAGCTCCAACACAGCGATAAGCCTGTTGGGACAAAGAAGCTGACTAAGTCTTTTGG ATGGGAGACTTTAGACAGTTTCATGCAGCATGATGTACAGGAACTGTGCCGAGTG CTGTTGGACAATGTGGAGAACAAGATGAAAGGAACTTGTGTGGAGGGCACAATCCCAAAGCTCTTCCGGGGGAAGATGGTG TCCTACATCCAGTGTAAGCATGTCGACTATCGGTCAGAAAGAATAGAGGATTACTACGACATCCAACTCAgcataaaaggaaagaaaaaca TCTTTGAGTCATTCAAGGATTATGTGGCAGTGGAACAGCTGGATGGGGATAACAAATATGATGCGGGGGAGCATGGTCTACAG GATGCAGAGAAGGGTGTAAAGTTCCTGACCTTCCCTCCTATTCTGCACCTACAGCTCATGAGGTTCATGTACGACCCTCAGACTGACCAAAATATTAAGATAAATGACAG GTTTGAATTCCCAGAGCAGTTACCTCTGGATGAGTTTCTGCAGAAGCCAGATGTTAAAGACCCGGCCAACTACATTCTCCATGCCGTGTTGGTGCACAGTGGAGACAACCACGGGGGTCACTACGTCGTCTACCTTAATCCTAAAGGAGACGGCAAAGTGAGTGTCATCGCACCAATA TGGTGTAAATTTGATGACGATGTCGTTTCACGGTGCACTAAAGAAGAGGCCATTGAACACAATTACGGTGGTCATGATGACGACTTGTCAGTGCGTCACTGTACCAACGCTTACATGTTGGTGTACATCAGAGAGTCCAAGCTCA GTGAGGTCTTGCAGCCGGTCACTGACGTGGATATCCCTCAGCAGCTGGTGGAGAGGCTGCAGGAGGAGAAGAGGGTGGAAGCCcagaagagaaaagagaggcAGGAGGCTCACCTTTACATGCAAGTACAG ATGGTGACGGAAGACCAGTTCTGCGGGCATCAGGGCAATGACATGTATGATGAAGAGAAAGTAAAATACACAGTGTTCAAAGTTCTGAAGAGCTCCACTCTGGCTGAGTTTGTTCAGAACCTCTCACAGACCATG GGTTTCCCACAGGACCAGATGAGACTGTGGCCAATGCAGGCCAGAAGCAACGGCACTAAACGGCCGGCCATGTTGGATTATGAAGCAGATTGCAACAAGTCT ATGATCGACTTGAGCGATAACGAGAATCCATGGACAATATTTCTGGAAACTGTAGATCCAGAAATGGCCGCTAGCGGTGCAACGTTACCCAAGTTCGACAAAGACC ATGATGTTATGTTGTTCTTGAAGATGTATGATCCAAAAACCAGAAGCTTAAATTATTGTGGACATATCTACACACCTATATCCTGTAAAATAC GAGGCTTGCTGCCCGTTATGTGTGAAAGAGCAGGGTTTCAGCAGGGAACTAGCCTTATCCTCTATGAG GAAGTTAAACCGAATTTAACAGAGCGAATACAAGACTATGACGTCTCCCTGGACAAGGCTCTGGATGAGCTGATGGATGGAGACATAATTGTGTTCCAGAA GGATGATCCTGAAAATGAAACCAGTGAGCTGCCTACTGCAAAAGACTACTTCAGAGACCTGTACCACCGTGTAGATGTCATCTTCTGTGACAAGACCATTCACAATGACCCAGGCTTTGTTGTGACACTGTCGAACCGGATGAACTACTTCCAG gtGGCAAAGACTGTTGCGCAGAGGTTAAATACTGACCCCATGCTCCTACAGTTCTTCAAGTCACAGGG GTACAGAGACGGCCCTGGCAACCCACTCAGGCACAACTATGAAGGCACTCTCAGAGACCTGCTGCAGTTTTTCAAGCCCCGGCAGCCTAAGAAGCTGTACTACCAGCAG CTCAAGATGAAGATCACAGACTTTGAGAACAGGAGGAGTTTCAAAGCCATTTGGCTCAACAGTATGTTTCGAGAGGAG GAGATCACACTATACCCTGACAAGCATGGCTGTGTTCGGGACCTTCTGGAGGAATGTAAAAAGGCAGTGGAGCTGTCCGACAAAGGCTCAGAGAAGCTGAG GCTGTTAGAAATTGTCAGCTACAAAATTATTGGGGTTCACCAGGAAGATGAATTGCTAGAATGTTTATCTCCTGCAGCCAGTCGAACGTTCAGAATAGAG GAAATCCCTCTCGACCAGGTGGACCTGGACAAGGAGAATGAAATGCTGATTCCAGTTGCACATTTCCACAAGGAAGTCTTTGGCACATTCGGAATTCCCTTTTTGCTCAAGATCCGTCAG GGGGAACCCTTCAGAGAAGTGATGAAGAGAATTCAGAGCATGCTTGACATTCAGGAGAAAGAGTTTGAGAAA ttcaaGTTTGCAATCGTGATGATGGGCCGGCATCAGTATATTAATGAGGAAGACTACGAGGTGAATCTGAAAGACTTTGAGCCACAGCCAG GGAACATGTCGCACCCGAGGCCTTGGTTAGGGCTCGACCACTTCAACAAAGCTCCAAAGAGAGGTCGCTACACGTATCTGGAAAAAGCGATCAAGATTCACAACTTTACACCAAGCCCCCACTGTAACCGACCATACTAA
- the LOC109058214 gene encoding ubiquitin carboxyl-terminal hydrolase 7 isoform X5, whose protein sequence is MNHHHSQQQQQKAGEQQLSEPEDMEMEAGDPDDPPRIPQNPVINGNVAMADGHNNTEEDMEDDTSWRSEATFRFVVERFSRLSESVLSPPCFVRNLPWKIMVMPRFYPDRPHQKSVGFFLQCNAESDSTSWSCHAQAMLKIINYKDDEKSFSRRISHLFFHKENDWGFSNFMSWSDVTDPERGFVEDDKVTFEVYVQADAPHGVAWDSKKHTGYVGLKNQGATCYMNSLLQTLFFTNQLRRAVYMMPTEGDDSSKSVPLALQRVFYELQHSDKPVGTKKLTKSFGWETLDSFMQHDVQELCRVLLDNVENKMKGTCVEGTIPKLFRGKMVSYIQCKHVDYRSERIEDYYDIQLSIKGKKNIFESFKDYVAVEQLDGDNKYDAGEHGLQDAEKGVKFLTFPPILHLQLMRFMYDPQTDQNIKINDRFEFPEQLPLDEFLQKPDVKDPANYILHAVLVHSGDNHGGHYVVYLNPKGDGKWCKFDDDVVSRCTKEEAIEHNYGGHDDDLSVRHCTNAYMLVYIRESKLSEVLQPVTDVDIPQQLVERLQEEKRVEAQKRKERQEAHLYMQVQMVTEDQFCGHQGNDMYDEEKVKYTVFKVLKSSTLAEFVQNLSQTMGFPQDQMRLWPMQARSNGTKRPAMLDYEADCNKSMIDLSDNENPWTIFLETVDPEMAASGATLPKFDKDHDVMLFLKMYDPKTRSLNYCGHIYTPISCKIRGLLPVMCERAGFQQGTSLILYEEVKPNLTERIQDYDVSLDKALDELMDGDIIVFQKDDPENETSELPTAKDYFRDLYHRVDVIFCDKTIHNDPGFVVTLSNRMNYFQVAKTVAQRLNTDPMLLQFFKSQGYRDGPGNPLRHNYEGTLRDLLQFFKPRQPKKLYYQQLKMKITDFENRRSFKAIWLNSMFREEEITLYPDKHGCVRDLLEECKKAVELSDKGSEKLRLLEIVSYKIIGVHQEDELLECLSPAASRTFRIEEIPLDQVDLDKENEMLIPVAHFHKEVFGTFGIPFLLKIRQGEPFREVMKRIQSMLDIQEKEFEKFKFAIVMMGRHQYINEEDYEVNLKDFEPQPGNMSHPRPWLGLDHFNKAPKRGRYTYLEKAIKIHNFTPSPHCNRPY, encoded by the exons ATGAACCACCATcacagccagcagcagcagcagaaagccGGCGAGCAGCAGCTCAGCGAGCCCGAGGACATGGAGATGGAGG ctGGGGACCCAGATGATCCTCCAAGAATTCCCCAGAATCCAGTCATCAATGGGAACGTGGCTATGGCAGATGGACACAACAACACAGAGGAGGACATGGAGGATG acacaAGCTGGCGCTCGGAAGCCACTTTCCGCTTTGTGGTGGAGCGCTTTAGCAGGCTGAGTGAGTCTGTTCTCAGCCCACCCTGCTTCGTAAGAAATCTGCCCTGGAAGATCATGGTGATGCCGCGCTTTTACCCAGACAGACCTCACCAGAAGAGTGTTGGATTCTTCCTTCAGTGCAATGCTGAGTCAGACTCTAC GTCCTGGTCATGTCATGCTCAAGCCATGCTCAAAATAATCAACTACAAAGACGATGAGAAATCCTTTAGCCGCCGCATTAGTCACCTGTTCTTCCACAAGGAAAACGATTGGGGGTTTTCCAACTTCATGTCATGGAGT GATGTGACTGATCCAGAACGGGGCTTTGTGGAGGATGATAAGGTCACTTTTGAGGTCTACGTTCAAGCTGATGCGCCTCACGGTGTGGC CTGGGATTCTAAGAAACACACTGGTTATGTGGGGTTGAAGAATCAAGGAGCCACGTGTTACATGAACAGCTTACTACAGACTCTCTTCTTCACAAACCAGCTTCGACGG GCGGTTTATATGATGCCTACTGAGGGAGATGATTCCTCTAAAAGTGTTCCCCTCGCCCTGCAGAGGGTGTTCTATGAGCTCCAACACAGCGATAAGCCTGTTGGGACAAAGAAGCTGACTAAGTCTTTTGG ATGGGAGACTTTAGACAGTTTCATGCAGCATGATGTACAGGAACTGTGCCGAGTG CTGTTGGACAATGTGGAGAACAAGATGAAAGGAACTTGTGTGGAGGGCACAATCCCAAAGCTCTTCCGGGGGAAGATGGTG TCCTACATCCAGTGTAAGCATGTCGACTATCGGTCAGAAAGAATAGAGGATTACTACGACATCCAACTCAgcataaaaggaaagaaaaaca TCTTTGAGTCATTCAAGGATTATGTGGCAGTGGAACAGCTGGATGGGGATAACAAATATGATGCGGGGGAGCATGGTCTACAG GATGCAGAGAAGGGTGTAAAGTTCCTGACCTTCCCTCCTATTCTGCACCTACAGCTCATGAGGTTCATGTACGACCCTCAGACTGACCAAAATATTAAGATAAATGACAG GTTTGAATTCCCAGAGCAGTTACCTCTGGATGAGTTTCTGCAGAAGCCAGATGTTAAAGACCCGGCCAACTACATTCTCCATGCCGTGTTGGTGCACAGTGGAGACAACCACGGGGGTCACTACGTCGTCTACCTTAATCCTAAAGGAGACGGCAAA TGGTGTAAATTTGATGACGATGTCGTTTCACGGTGCACTAAAGAAGAGGCCATTGAACACAATTACGGTGGTCATGATGACGACTTGTCAGTGCGTCACTGTACCAACGCTTACATGTTGGTGTACATCAGAGAGTCCAAGCTCA GTGAGGTCTTGCAGCCGGTCACTGACGTGGATATCCCTCAGCAGCTGGTGGAGAGGCTGCAGGAGGAGAAGAGGGTGGAAGCCcagaagagaaaagagaggcAGGAGGCTCACCTTTACATGCAAGTACAG ATGGTGACGGAAGACCAGTTCTGCGGGCATCAGGGCAATGACATGTATGATGAAGAGAAAGTAAAATACACAGTGTTCAAAGTTCTGAAGAGCTCCACTCTGGCTGAGTTTGTTCAGAACCTCTCACAGACCATG GGTTTCCCACAGGACCAGATGAGACTGTGGCCAATGCAGGCCAGAAGCAACGGCACTAAACGGCCGGCCATGTTGGATTATGAAGCAGATTGCAACAAGTCT ATGATCGACTTGAGCGATAACGAGAATCCATGGACAATATTTCTGGAAACTGTAGATCCAGAAATGGCCGCTAGCGGTGCAACGTTACCCAAGTTCGACAAAGACC ATGATGTTATGTTGTTCTTGAAGATGTATGATCCAAAAACCAGAAGCTTAAATTATTGTGGACATATCTACACACCTATATCCTGTAAAATAC GAGGCTTGCTGCCCGTTATGTGTGAAAGAGCAGGGTTTCAGCAGGGAACTAGCCTTATCCTCTATGAG GAAGTTAAACCGAATTTAACAGAGCGAATACAAGACTATGACGTCTCCCTGGACAAGGCTCTGGATGAGCTGATGGATGGAGACATAATTGTGTTCCAGAA GGATGATCCTGAAAATGAAACCAGTGAGCTGCCTACTGCAAAAGACTACTTCAGAGACCTGTACCACCGTGTAGATGTCATCTTCTGTGACAAGACCATTCACAATGACCCAGGCTTTGTTGTGACACTGTCGAACCGGATGAACTACTTCCAG gtGGCAAAGACTGTTGCGCAGAGGTTAAATACTGACCCCATGCTCCTACAGTTCTTCAAGTCACAGGG GTACAGAGACGGCCCTGGCAACCCACTCAGGCACAACTATGAAGGCACTCTCAGAGACCTGCTGCAGTTTTTCAAGCCCCGGCAGCCTAAGAAGCTGTACTACCAGCAG CTCAAGATGAAGATCACAGACTTTGAGAACAGGAGGAGTTTCAAAGCCATTTGGCTCAACAGTATGTTTCGAGAGGAG GAGATCACACTATACCCTGACAAGCATGGCTGTGTTCGGGACCTTCTGGAGGAATGTAAAAAGGCAGTGGAGCTGTCCGACAAAGGCTCAGAGAAGCTGAG GCTGTTAGAAATTGTCAGCTACAAAATTATTGGGGTTCACCAGGAAGATGAATTGCTAGAATGTTTATCTCCTGCAGCCAGTCGAACGTTCAGAATAGAG GAAATCCCTCTCGACCAGGTGGACCTGGACAAGGAGAATGAAATGCTGATTCCAGTTGCACATTTCCACAAGGAAGTCTTTGGCACATTCGGAATTCCCTTTTTGCTCAAGATCCGTCAG GGGGAACCCTTCAGAGAAGTGATGAAGAGAATTCAGAGCATGCTTGACATTCAGGAGAAAGAGTTTGAGAAA ttcaaGTTTGCAATCGTGATGATGGGCCGGCATCAGTATATTAATGAGGAAGACTACGAGGTGAATCTGAAAGACTTTGAGCCACAGCCAG GGAACATGTCGCACCCGAGGCCTTGGTTAGGGCTCGACCACTTCAACAAAGCTCCAAAGAGAGGTCGCTACACGTATCTGGAAAAAGCGATCAAGATTCACAACTTTACACCAAGCCCCCACTGTAACCGACCATACTAA
- the LOC109058214 gene encoding ubiquitin carboxyl-terminal hydrolase 7 isoform X3 translates to MAQQRIREPTGDPDDPPRIPQNPVINGNVAMADGHNNTEEDMEDDTSWRSEATFRFVVERFSRLSESVLSPPCFVRNLPWKIMVMPRFYPDRPHQKSVGFFLQCNAESDSTSWSCHAQAMLKIINYKDDEKSFSRRISHLFFHKENDWGFSNFMSWSDVTDPERGFVEDDKVTFEVYVQADAPHGVAWDSKKHTGYVGLKNQGATCYMNSLLQTLFFTNQLRRAVYMMPTEGDDSSKSVPLALQRVFYELQHSDKPVGTKKLTKSFGWETLDSFMQHDVQELCRVLLDNVENKMKGTCVEGTIPKLFRGKMVSYIQCKHVDYRSERIEDYYDIQLSIKGKKNIFESFKDYVAVEQLDGDNKYDAGEHGLQDAEKGVKFLTFPPILHLQLMRFMYDPQTDQNIKINDRFEFPEQLPLDEFLQKPDVKDPANYILHAVLVHSGDNHGGHYVVYLNPKGDGKVSVIAPIWCKFDDDVVSRCTKEEAIEHNYGGHDDDLSVRHCTNAYMLVYIRESKLSEVLQPVTDVDIPQQLVERLQEEKRVEAQKRKERQEAHLYMQVQMVTEDQFCGHQGNDMYDEEKVKYTVFKVLKSSTLAEFVQNLSQTMGFPQDQMRLWPMQARSNGTKRPAMLDYEADCNKSMIDLSDNENPWTIFLETVDPEMAASGATLPKFDKDHDVMLFLKMYDPKTRSLNYCGHIYTPISCKIRGLLPVMCERAGFQQGTSLILYEEVKPNLTERIQDYDVSLDKALDELMDGDIIVFQKDDPENETSELPTAKDYFRDLYHRVDVIFCDKTIHNDPGFVVTLSNRMNYFQVAKTVAQRLNTDPMLLQFFKSQGYRDGPGNPLRHNYEGTLRDLLQFFKPRQPKKLYYQQLKMKITDFENRRSFKAIWLNSMFREEEITLYPDKHGCVRDLLEECKKAVELSDKGSEKLRLLEIVSYKIIGVHQEDELLECLSPAASRTFRIEEIPLDQVDLDKENEMLIPVAHFHKEVFGTFGIPFLLKIRQGEPFREVMKRIQSMLDIQEKEFEKFKFAIVMMGRHQYINEEDYEVNLKDFEPQPGNMSHPRPWLGLDHFNKAPKRGRYTYLEKAIKIHNFTPSPHCNRPY, encoded by the exons ATGGCTCAGCAAAGGATCCGCGAACcaa ctGGGGACCCAGATGATCCTCCAAGAATTCCCCAGAATCCAGTCATCAATGGGAACGTGGCTATGGCAGATGGACACAACAACACAGAGGAGGACATGGAGGATG acacaAGCTGGCGCTCGGAAGCCACTTTCCGCTTTGTGGTGGAGCGCTTTAGCAGGCTGAGTGAGTCTGTTCTCAGCCCACCCTGCTTCGTAAGAAATCTGCCCTGGAAGATCATGGTGATGCCGCGCTTTTACCCAGACAGACCTCACCAGAAGAGTGTTGGATTCTTCCTTCAGTGCAATGCTGAGTCAGACTCTAC GTCCTGGTCATGTCATGCTCAAGCCATGCTCAAAATAATCAACTACAAAGACGATGAGAAATCCTTTAGCCGCCGCATTAGTCACCTGTTCTTCCACAAGGAAAACGATTGGGGGTTTTCCAACTTCATGTCATGGAGT GATGTGACTGATCCAGAACGGGGCTTTGTGGAGGATGATAAGGTCACTTTTGAGGTCTACGTTCAAGCTGATGCGCCTCACGGTGTGGC CTGGGATTCTAAGAAACACACTGGTTATGTGGGGTTGAAGAATCAAGGAGCCACGTGTTACATGAACAGCTTACTACAGACTCTCTTCTTCACAAACCAGCTTCGACGG GCGGTTTATATGATGCCTACTGAGGGAGATGATTCCTCTAAAAGTGTTCCCCTCGCCCTGCAGAGGGTGTTCTATGAGCTCCAACACAGCGATAAGCCTGTTGGGACAAAGAAGCTGACTAAGTCTTTTGG ATGGGAGACTTTAGACAGTTTCATGCAGCATGATGTACAGGAACTGTGCCGAGTG CTGTTGGACAATGTGGAGAACAAGATGAAAGGAACTTGTGTGGAGGGCACAATCCCAAAGCTCTTCCGGGGGAAGATGGTG TCCTACATCCAGTGTAAGCATGTCGACTATCGGTCAGAAAGAATAGAGGATTACTACGACATCCAACTCAgcataaaaggaaagaaaaaca TCTTTGAGTCATTCAAGGATTATGTGGCAGTGGAACAGCTGGATGGGGATAACAAATATGATGCGGGGGAGCATGGTCTACAG GATGCAGAGAAGGGTGTAAAGTTCCTGACCTTCCCTCCTATTCTGCACCTACAGCTCATGAGGTTCATGTACGACCCTCAGACTGACCAAAATATTAAGATAAATGACAG GTTTGAATTCCCAGAGCAGTTACCTCTGGATGAGTTTCTGCAGAAGCCAGATGTTAAAGACCCGGCCAACTACATTCTCCATGCCGTGTTGGTGCACAGTGGAGACAACCACGGGGGTCACTACGTCGTCTACCTTAATCCTAAAGGAGACGGCAAAGTGAGTGTCATCGCACCAATA TGGTGTAAATTTGATGACGATGTCGTTTCACGGTGCACTAAAGAAGAGGCCATTGAACACAATTACGGTGGTCATGATGACGACTTGTCAGTGCGTCACTGTACCAACGCTTACATGTTGGTGTACATCAGAGAGTCCAAGCTCA GTGAGGTCTTGCAGCCGGTCACTGACGTGGATATCCCTCAGCAGCTGGTGGAGAGGCTGCAGGAGGAGAAGAGGGTGGAAGCCcagaagagaaaagagaggcAGGAGGCTCACCTTTACATGCAAGTACAG ATGGTGACGGAAGACCAGTTCTGCGGGCATCAGGGCAATGACATGTATGATGAAGAGAAAGTAAAATACACAGTGTTCAAAGTTCTGAAGAGCTCCACTCTGGCTGAGTTTGTTCAGAACCTCTCACAGACCATG GGTTTCCCACAGGACCAGATGAGACTGTGGCCAATGCAGGCCAGAAGCAACGGCACTAAACGGCCGGCCATGTTGGATTATGAAGCAGATTGCAACAAGTCT ATGATCGACTTGAGCGATAACGAGAATCCATGGACAATATTTCTGGAAACTGTAGATCCAGAAATGGCCGCTAGCGGTGCAACGTTACCCAAGTTCGACAAAGACC ATGATGTTATGTTGTTCTTGAAGATGTATGATCCAAAAACCAGAAGCTTAAATTATTGTGGACATATCTACACACCTATATCCTGTAAAATAC GAGGCTTGCTGCCCGTTATGTGTGAAAGAGCAGGGTTTCAGCAGGGAACTAGCCTTATCCTCTATGAG GAAGTTAAACCGAATTTAACAGAGCGAATACAAGACTATGACGTCTCCCTGGACAAGGCTCTGGATGAGCTGATGGATGGAGACATAATTGTGTTCCAGAA GGATGATCCTGAAAATGAAACCAGTGAGCTGCCTACTGCAAAAGACTACTTCAGAGACCTGTACCACCGTGTAGATGTCATCTTCTGTGACAAGACCATTCACAATGACCCAGGCTTTGTTGTGACACTGTCGAACCGGATGAACTACTTCCAG gtGGCAAAGACTGTTGCGCAGAGGTTAAATACTGACCCCATGCTCCTACAGTTCTTCAAGTCACAGGG GTACAGAGACGGCCCTGGCAACCCACTCAGGCACAACTATGAAGGCACTCTCAGAGACCTGCTGCAGTTTTTCAAGCCCCGGCAGCCTAAGAAGCTGTACTACCAGCAG CTCAAGATGAAGATCACAGACTTTGAGAACAGGAGGAGTTTCAAAGCCATTTGGCTCAACAGTATGTTTCGAGAGGAG GAGATCACACTATACCCTGACAAGCATGGCTGTGTTCGGGACCTTCTGGAGGAATGTAAAAAGGCAGTGGAGCTGTCCGACAAAGGCTCAGAGAAGCTGAG GCTGTTAGAAATTGTCAGCTACAAAATTATTGGGGTTCACCAGGAAGATGAATTGCTAGAATGTTTATCTCCTGCAGCCAGTCGAACGTTCAGAATAGAG GAAATCCCTCTCGACCAGGTGGACCTGGACAAGGAGAATGAAATGCTGATTCCAGTTGCACATTTCCACAAGGAAGTCTTTGGCACATTCGGAATTCCCTTTTTGCTCAAGATCCGTCAG GGGGAACCCTTCAGAGAAGTGATGAAGAGAATTCAGAGCATGCTTGACATTCAGGAGAAAGAGTTTGAGAAA ttcaaGTTTGCAATCGTGATGATGGGCCGGCATCAGTATATTAATGAGGAAGACTACGAGGTGAATCTGAAAGACTTTGAGCCACAGCCAG GGAACATGTCGCACCCGAGGCCTTGGTTAGGGCTCGACCACTTCAACAAAGCTCCAAAGAGAGGTCGCTACACGTATCTGGAAAAAGCGATCAAGATTCACAACTTTACACCAAGCCCCCACTGTAACCGACCATACTAA